The Streptococcus sp. VT 162 genome has a window encoding:
- a CDS encoding 30S ribosomal protein S5 — MAFKDNAVELEERVVAVNRVTKVVKGGRRLRFAALVVVGDHNGRVGFGTGKAQEVPEAIRKAVEDAKKNLIEVPMVGTTIPHEVLSEFGGAKVLLKPAVEGSGVAAGGAVRAVVELAGVADITSKSLGSNTPINIVRATVEGLKQLKRAEEVAALRGISVSDLA, encoded by the coding sequence ATGGCATTTAAAGACAATGCAGTTGAATTAGAAGAACGCGTAGTTGCTGTCAACCGTGTTACAAAAGTTGTTAAAGGTGGACGTCGTCTTCGTTTCGCAGCTCTTGTTGTTGTTGGTGACCACAACGGTCGCGTAGGATTTGGTACTGGTAAAGCTCAAGAAGTTCCAGAAGCAATCCGCAAAGCAGTAGAAGATGCTAAGAAAAACTTGATTGAGGTTCCTATGGTTGGAACAACAATCCCACACGAAGTTCTTTCAGAATTCGGTGGAGCTAAAGTATTGTTGAAACCTGCTGTAGAAGGTTCTGGAGTTGCCGCTGGTGGTGCAGTTCGTGCCGTTGTGGAATTGGCAGGCGTGGCAGATATTACATCTAAATCACTTGGTTCTAACACTCCAATCAACATTGTTCGCGCAACTGTTGAAGGTTTGAAACAATTGAAACGCGCTGAAGAAGTTGCTGCCCTTCGTGGTATTTCAGTTTCTGATTTGGCATAA
- a CDS encoding 50S ribosomal protein L18: MISKPDKNKLRQKRHRRVRGKLSGTADRPRLNVFRSNTGIYAQVIDDVAGVTLASASTLDKEVSKGTKTEQAVTVGKLVAERANAKGISEVVFDRGGYLYHGRVKALADAARENGLKF; this comes from the coding sequence GTGATTTCTAAACCAGATAAAAACAAACTCCGCCAAAAACGCCACCGTCGCGTTCGCGGAAAACTCTCTGGAACTGCTGATCGCCCACGTTTGAACGTATTCCGTTCTAATACAGGCATCTACGCTCAAGTGATTGATGACGTAGCGGGTGTAACGCTCGCAAGTGCTTCAACTCTTGACAAAGAAGTTTCAAAAGGAACTAAAACTGAACAAGCCGTTACTGTCGGTAAACTCGTTGCAGAACGTGCAAACGCTAAAGGTATTTCAGAAGTGGTGTTCGACCGCGGTGGATATCTATATCACGGACGTGTGAAAGCTTTGGCTGATGCAGCTCGTGAAAACGGATTGAAATTCTAA
- a CDS encoding 50S ribosomal protein L6 has protein sequence MSRIGNKVIVLPAGVEITNNDNVVTVKGPKGELTREFSKDIEIRVEGTEVTLHRPNDSKEMKTIHGTTRALLNNMVIGVSEGFKKELEMRGVGYRAQLQGKKLVLAVGKSHPDEVEAPEGITFELPNPTTIVVSGISKEVVGQTAAYVRSLRSPEPYKGKGIRYVGEFVRRKEGETGK, from the coding sequence ATGTCACGTATTGGTAATAAAGTTATCGTGTTGCCTGCTGGTGTTGAAATCACTAACAATGACAACGTTGTAACTGTAAAAGGACCTAAAGGAGAGCTTACTCGTGAGTTCTCAAAAGATATTGAAATTCGTGTGGAAGGTACTGAAGTAACTCTTCACCGTCCAAACGATTCAAAAGAAATGAAAACAATCCATGGAACTACTCGTGCCCTTTTGAACAACATGGTAATTGGTGTATCAGAAGGATTCAAGAAAGAACTTGAAATGCGTGGGGTTGGTTACCGTGCACAACTTCAAGGTAAAAAACTTGTTTTGGCTGTTGGTAAATCTCATCCAGACGAAGTTGAAGCTCCAGAAGGAATTACTTTTGAACTTCCAAACCCAACAACAATCGTTGTTAGCGGAATTTCAAAAGAAGTAGTTGGTCAAACAGCTGCTTACGTACGTAGCCTTCGTTCACCAGAACCATATAAAGGTAAAGGTATCCGTTACGTTGGTGAATTCGTTCGCCGTAAAGAAGGTGAAACAGGTAAATAA